A region of Trichoplusia ni isolate ovarian cell line Hi5 chromosome 23, tn1, whole genome shotgun sequence DNA encodes the following proteins:
- the LOC113504753 gene encoding 40S ribosomal protein S25, whose translation MPPKKDTKASAKQPQKTQKKKEGSGGGKAKKKKWSKGKVRDKLNNQVLFDKPTYEKLYKEVPQYKLITPAVVSERLKVRGSLARRALIELREKGLIKQVVQHHGQVIYTRATKGDDPVA comes from the exons ATG CCGCCCAAGAAGGACACGAAGGCTTCGGCCAAGCAGCCCCAGAAAACACAGAAGAAGAAGGAAGGATCCGGTGGCGGTAAAGCCAAGAAGAAG AAGTGGTCCAAAGGAAAAGTTCGTGACAAGCTTAACAATCAGGTGTTGTTCGACAAGCCCACATATGAGAAACTGTACAAGGAAGTGCCCCAGTACAAGCTGATCACACCCGCCGTCGTCTCTGAGAGGCTGAAGGTCAGGGGATCCCTCGCCAGGAGAGCACTCATTGAGCTCAGGGAGAAGG GTTTAATCAAACAAGTAGTCCAGCACCACGGACAGGTCATCTACACTAGGGCTACCAAGGGTGATGACCCCGTCGCATAA